The DNA window CATTAAATGATTATTGTATTTTGGGGGCTGAGCATAGTTTCTAGTCAAAACTATCtaaaatctgcataaaaaaagatctaaattaatttacacttaaattaatatttttaagaagtaagaaattaaaaagaagGCTTAATGACTTTCGTAACCTTTCTGCCAAATCATTCTTTTGGAAAACCACAAAGTTTATGGTAATCTTGTGGCTATAAAAATTCAGTTtttcttttcgatttttttttcttaatatttttttcaagtgtatgATGTAATAATCCGAATGTAtgcaaaagtattttttttgcagggcCATACACACTTTAATGTGTCAGCCACACGGTTTATGAATCTCCTCCATGTGCAATGTTGATGTGGTTACTGCACATTGGATAAATGGACAGTTGGGTGGATTGGATGGCTTGGATGGCTTGGCTTGGGTGGTATTCGGTGGTTGGAATGGATCGGTAATTGTACGTTGGACATGGCCTGTCTGGCGATGACGTTCTCGATGTACCAATGTGTGTAAAGTGTCATTGGGCGTTTGCGAAATGCAGATTGTGGTGTATTGGGGGGAGGGATAGGCACATGGATTACGGATAGCTGGCTGTGAATAATGGACTCCGAACTGGGTAAGGGGTACGGGTCCAAGTCTGGGAATGAGGACGAGCCAGGTCGGCCAACTTGGCCAACCGAACGGATGTGTCaatacccacacacacattgTGGTACTTCAAGGGGTCCTCGATGGGTCTGCTTCCATTACGGATTTCGTTTTGCTCTTAATTCCGTCCGGTTTTTGTTGCTCCACTTTCCACCAACCACACCTGTCACACCTACTTAAAAAACTGAGCTGaagaaactacaaaaaaagGGGGTAACCTACATAAACTACACTACAAAAAGACACGAATTAACATAAAAATTATGTTGATAAAGTTTGAAGAGGTTATCTGTAGACTATATGATACCTAGTACTTCTGAAAGGATTCCCCTATATTCCCCCTAAACCTCTCAATAAAAAAACAtcccaaaattataataaaatatatgtatatttaaaaaataaaatatttacttacAAAAGCCCAAGCCCAGCTGGGAAATACAAGAATTAAAAAGCAATAAcaatacatatttataaaaaatcctttaaaaACTAATCAATCTCCAAGGTACGAAGGCTTTGAGCCACATCGGTGTCGACCTTGTGCCTGTTGCCGCCCTTTTTGGCCTTGTTTAGCTGCCAATTTTTGGCATCCATCAGGTAATCCCTAGAGAGTTAAACCATCTTTACTAAATCCAATTAACAAATTAGAATCCCAGCACCCACCTTTGCTCCTTAAGTAGCTGCATCCACTCCTGCTTCAGATCCGACATCTTTCCGGCCTCTCCGCCGTACTCCTCCGGCAGCATGGAGCGCGGAAAGTGCTGGAACGGAGTCTCGGCATTGGGCAGATGGAAGTGTATTAGCTTGAAGACCTCACCCTTAATAAAGGGCTTCACCACGGTGAGGACCTTGTCCAGAAACGAGGGGCAGTTGAGGACATGGATCTCCTTGAGCCGAACGGGATGTGCCTCCTGGACGAACTTCATGTAGACACGGAGAGCGCCCAGGGCGGTCTTGGTCAGATGTCGTAGGGTATAACCAGCCATGTCGAAAATGGGTATCTCACCGTCCGACAGCTTCTCCTCGTCCTCGGTGGCGAACCGGCAATCGGCCACCATGAAGAAGACCTTGATTCCAGCCGTAAaattaaactataaaaaaaacatatatattttggttACAACTTCATATAACTCCGATACTACTACTATATTACCTTGTCGGCGTCAAAGTCAATCAGGCGGTAAAATAGCAACTTGTTGTTCTCCGGGGTCAGTCCGGGCAACGGCACCAGATCTCTGTGGTAGACCGAGAGGTGGgttaataaatatacaaaagtcgggatcccaaaaaaaaaaaaaaccggttGCCCAAATGACACTGCATCACCCTAAGTGCAGACACTGCGAAAAAATCACAAAGTTGCCAAATCACATCGTAAATTATCATTCAATGTTAGTGCAAATTAATGCACATAAACCCAACCtgatattttgtatttttgattaCCATATGCATTTGGAAATCTTACAAAAGAAATTATAGTTTAAAATCCAATCAATGAATCCCCCACCTCGTAGTGGAACTCCTACTTACGCCACTTTAAGAAGCTGCTGGGAACTGGCATCTAGGGGATCTCGATCTATAAAGATATTACTGTGTTTATTCCTCAGACCGTAGTTGAGTTCCAGGAGGCGCTGGGCGTGGCTGACATCGCCCCTTGTGGAATGCAGAAAGCGTCGCAGCAGAAGACTGGCTACAAAAGGGGAGTcggaaaatcagaaaaaaaagtgGGGGAAGAGACGGTGGGGTATGTGTTGGATTATGCAACTTGGCCAAGAGGCCATCCAGGCCATTGACCCAATTTCCAGTTGGTCCACTCACATATATTCTGTGGCAGCTGTGGATGCGACTTAATCCATTCCCGCAGCTCCAGCATCCGATCCGCCAGCAGTTGGTCCTCGTTTTTGTGCACCATTTTGCTGAACGAGAGAAAGTGGGTTTAGGTTTTAGAGTATCTTGTAGATTTCTAACTTTTAAGACTTTTATTGTTTAAGATCTTAAAAGAGATATATCCCATTCTAGCAAAAAAGGTCCTAAAATGGAGTCATTATTATAAAGGTTTCATTGCAAAGTCTTCCCTTTAAAGTTGTATCCATATTTGATTCatattttgtgttatttaaatattaattttaatattttatcttaatcacacaaaaaaatagaaaacctTCAtcacaaataattaaaatctttattCACGACCTAAACTTGAATTTATCAGTTAACTTTTTAGCATCTCttggtaataaaaaaaaaactaaagttgGTTGTAAAAATGAAGACCCACTAGAACTTGGCCGGATTTGGAGTGAAACGCGTCTATGCGAGACTTAACCGCGATTGCAACTGATTGGGGCTGGAGCCCGGTCTTGGTTTTGGCTTtgggtttttggctttttggctcTGCCAccgcctctgcctctgcctctgcctcggCCTCGGCCGCTGCCTCTGCCGCAGTCTGGCTCTGCTGTTGGCATCGCAAATAACCAAGTTATTACCTGAATAAAGCCAAGATCGAGGGGGCCATGGGGGGAGGGACAACCACAACCCGCTtccagctcccagctcccaTCACCCATCCCAGCTGACTTGCaaagtttttgtgttttttttgcacTTTGTGCGATCAGAGTTTGGCTTTTATGTaagatgcattttttttttagcaaattcGTTAATTTCAAATGGAATGCTGCATTATTTTGAAGCATTACATTTATggacaaatatttaaagaacttGAAACAAAAATTGCCACAACTTTTGAAACTTAAAAGATAACCACTTAAAACCATGATTAGAATCACCTCCCTTATCCTTATAGACATGTCCTGTGgtttttttgtccaaaattctaatgaataaaaaataataattaaaataaaataaaattaatatttttttaaaaaagcgccctcctcctcgattctcataggaaGCACTTAAGTAGGCCTAaaaagccgaaaaaaaaattaagtcttttttaattttatgacttttcttttttgtttttgttgtttattgttgTAAAAACTAAGAGCTTATACAGTTTAACGGTAAATAAAGCCCTAGAAGTGGCTCTCTAAaacatattaaatattttattgaatatttaaaatattcttcTTAAATGAGCTTGTTACCTTGCCAACATATAAGATAATTTAGTAAATCCTTGATCAGGATCAACTCTCTTATCCTTATAGACATGTCCTGTGgtttttttggctaaaatgtttatgcaaaaaaaataataactaaaataaaataatttattaattttaaaaatagcgccctcctcctcgattctcatagggaGCACTTAAGTAAGcctaaaaagcaaaaaaaaaattaagtctttattaattttatgacttttcctttttgtttttgttgtttattgttgTAAAAACAAGTAGCTTATACAGTTTAACGGTAAATAAAGCTATAGAAGTAGCTCTCTAaaacatatataatatttttttcaatatttaaaatttacttcTTAAATAAGCTTCTCACCTTGCCAACTTATAAGATAATTAAGTGAATCCCTGATCAGGATCAACTCTCTTATCCTTATAGACATGTCCTGTTGTTTATTTGCctaaaatgttaataataaaaaaattataaacaaaacaaaataatataaataatttaaaaaatagcgccctcctcctcgattctcatagtgAGCACTTAAGTAAGCccctaaaacaaaatattttttgaatcttgaaaatttttatggattttatttcttgtttttattgtctCTTATTATATAAACAACTAGTTTACACAGCTGACAGGTTAAGAAGCTTTAGAAAATGCTTTCTCAGgtgcattaaatattttttttttcatttttaaaacctctttctatcttttttttttaaataaaattaacacCTCAGCTCGTGTTGGTATTGTTGTGCAATTCAATGTGTTGACTTTTCTGTGTCAAAAGGTCAAACACCTATATGTGCATGCGTGTttactattgttgttgttggtggtgttGCGTGGGTGCTGTGCGGGTTTTCCGGCCATAACTTACTGGCTTTAAGCTTTTTCCATGCGACCGCCATGGCGGCCATTGGcggtaactttttttttcagttgctgttgttggaCATGTACATATGTCTTCGATCTTGGTTTACTATATGGGTTGGCTTTAGCTTTACCGCGACATTGGCAAACAATTTTCGGCAAGGCAAGGCAAGGCCCACACCATCCGCTGCTAACCACAGTCCGATGGCGAGTCGCGCTCCACTTGTTATGCCGCCGGCTGGTCGAATCGCTTCGTACGTGTTTCGCAACTTAAACTATTTACAACAGcatgaattaaaacaaaaaaaactgtcaaaaaacaaaaaccaaaaagaagCAGTcacgaaccaaaaaaaaaaataaagacggAACAGCAAAAGCAGCGCagaacagaaaaataaaaaaaaaatacagctacaaaataaaaaataaataaaacaaacaaaaaaaataaccataacaaatatatataaaaatgtttaaccTGTATTTGCGTTAGCAGCAGATTGCATTACCATATAACATACAAGTTTACAGTGAAGCTTCTGGTTGGCGGGATCACAAAAATCAATCATACGCCATGTAAGCCAAATGAATATTACATGGTTTTCTTATGACATAACTTCTCGtgtaaaaaaactaaaaactttaatgagaaatcctaaaaaatatcaataaaatatatttcatagtTACTTGGCTTATTGAAGCTCCACTGTACTATTTGACAGTTGGTTTTTAATGCAGCTGTAAACTTAATAAGCCACCAAAATCCACACACAAGCGCCATTTTTTCacatttccataaaaaaagcgaaaaaaaaaaccaaataaaaaacgaaaagcaTTTTTATGTGTGTCTCAgcaatgaaaattaaaagcaaTTGCTCTTGACCTTGGAAATGAAACTTAAccggcttaatattttttattcaacaaTTTAAATGCTTCCTTAAGAGTTATTTTAACAATTGCCAAATGAATTAAAAGTCAAGTAATTAagttgtatttttaaaatgcgaataagatttaaaaaaaaagcttagaACTTAAAATAATAGAACATATGGATGTACCATAAACATAGGCTTTTATcattcaaatttttaatatttaaaatttttactaattttaaaataaactaagtaatcatttaatttttaacaaagcgttaaattaattttgaaataaaaatattacataccGTTTTTACACATGTAAATAACTTACCTAATTCTTACATCGATTTTACAGTGTGACCGTGTAGGTCAGGCGTTGGCCAAAATGAGCTGTCCATACCGTACGCACCCCAACTGGGCACACTCGTTCGCATATCCGATGGTGGAGCAAATCTAGGGATgtcgaattttttaaaattatcgtatcgataatattttctgttttaaaaaaatatcaaaatgatataaatatatatcgctacaaaaaatcgatatatcgatgtttttgatattttttttagtttcctaaaaagttttttagaatataaaataatagaaataaaacacagaaattattattgctgtttagtttttctcatctttagttttttaaatccataaacataacatttgaaaatcataaagaaaaatataacataaagaaaaatataacataaagaaaaataatattctattTCATTATAGTCTTTGCCTGAGATTCGAGTtctattcataaaaataacataaaatttatcttaaattaaattcaaagttcttatataataaaaaaataaggagaTTGTATTCCATTATACAGTCTTGGTCTTGTATAAAGTTAGTGCCAATATTTGGCATTAATAGACTTTAAAAATACCCGTTGCGTTATGTGATTATCAGTCATTCGACTCCTTGAATCACAAACGACGCATTTTATAGCCGAAGCCAGTCTCTCCGAAGGCACTGAACTCCCAGGTGTAATTAGGTATTTCCGGGCGAGTTGATATAATCCTGGCATAGCCACCTTGTGTGCATTCCAAAATGTTAGGGGATTACTTTCCCATGATGTTTGGGGCAAACTGAGATATAATTTTAGCTCGCTGTGATCAGAGTTTTGCAAGGAAAGGCCCTTTAAAATTGACCTATTGTGGGCCTCCATAAAATCGACACACTGTTCCTCTGCATTGTCATCAGAAATCTGTAataatttaaaggaaattaatatatactttatttttgcttcggaataataaataaattattaatgaattaattacgttgagttattattattattaatgtaaatgtaagtattactattaaattatatacatgATTACGAACTCTAAAATTTGACATACCGGGGTTTCCTTTGAAAAGGTAGAAATTTCGTTCAACAAATCATTTGTTGCCTCCTGTACCCCGATGGGTgatatgtacatttttttaaatcttggaTCAAGAAAAGATGATTTcaccaatattttatttgattcaagtgtaaattttattttacagtgTAGTGTAGATTTTATTTCGTGTGTGTGAAATTTTGCGACATTTTACTGCGaaatctacattttttttcacacaCACGAAATAAAATCTACACCTTCGCGGTAAAATGGCGCCAAATTTCGGCGTCATGTTGtacacataaatatatatattagcgGTGCCCACACAAATACATTTACATATGTGCACAATTATACTGCGAATTTCttttcacacacacaaaaacactGAAAAGAAAAcgctattttatatataaatttattaatatgtACAAACCTTTTTTTGCTgacactttaaaaaaaattcgttatgtttatttttaacatgtGACGTCAAATTTGTGGTGTTTCCACTTGTTTTTACCATTTTATTGCACAAATTACACTTTGCTGTTCCGTTTTTTATTTCActataattcttttttattagctttatGTCCATTTTTCTCACACCGCCGATCTtcacttttttcaatttgatcAAAGAGTGACCAACGCAGAAATATCAgataatatcaaaaaaaactATCGCACACTCGATatttgggggaaaaaaatattacgatataaatatattatttttcccaaaaaatatcgatatattgatatttcgATATATTATCAACAACCCTAGTACTAAACTAAAACTAAGTGTGCGAAGCAACAAGCGTCCGGACTTTGAGGCTTCTGACAGTTGCCTACTCAGTTGAATCAAATTGTTTAGACGGTCTTGGCGGAACAAGAAAACAGCAAAAGCGAATGATAAGATAAGCTGTCCCGAAACTGTCTCTCTCTCCGGCTCGTTATCAGCCACCGCATCTGACGTAGAGTGCCTATGTATATTCCTTGTCAGATGCCGTGAGCTGAGTTTGGCTTTTAATCCGGTCTTGACCTTTCAGGCTGACGCTTTCGACACTGATTGGCCAAGTTTAAACTTTGTATAGAGGAATTACATTAGGCACCTCATAAATAACAGTTGGCCAAGTCTGATAAGGCTTTCTGATTGCAGACGATTGCTTTAAAGAACCAATTACATTTTATAAGTATTGCCAGACGAATGAATGCGATAAAGTCGCAGGCAAATTTCAAAGGTAAACTCCTAAGAATATACAGACTTTATAAAACGGCAGgtacatttaaataaaacagaaaacatcGATGAAAAAAATAGTCAGTGAGACTTCCCTAGCTTTCAATCAACAAAGCTGTTAagcagggccgtagctagcatggggcaggtggggcggtgccccagggcccccgaagggaaggggccccgccggggcaaaagacttccgtatagggggccccacatttacttgttgccccagggcccccgaggctctagctacggccctgctGTTAAGCTTATTGAAAATTTAGATTTTGGAACTTGAGTTTTGGATAACCATTTTGGGATGTAAAGGAGTAACTTTTAAAGATTAATTGACTACGAGACGCTCTCTACGATAGTTAAATGCCTATCCTGAGTCAAAGTCAATTTTTGTAAGGTACAGTTTCTTGCAAAAGAAAAGGCCCTTTCTGCACATTGGCACCTTTTGTAATTAGCCATTAAACCATGGACGAACACGACATTCAAATGACTGCAGGGCGCAGTCAGAGAAGTGCGACTAACAAGTGCTGATAACCACACGTTGGTGGGTCAGCGATAAGGGCTTTCGCACATGGGTGCGCAAttgtttttttcgtttttgtctTTGTGGAAAACAGACAGAAAATGGAATGCTTACCTCCGCCTCAATAAGCTGAGTGTCCTCGGGGGTCGAGGGTAGCGGGCATCCGGCATCATCCTCTTCTCCCAGTTCGTCGTCGTACTCGAGCAGGCCCAAGTCGTTGGCGCTGAGGGAATCCTCCGGCCCCCAGCCTCGGCGCTTGCGAAGAATCATCTTAACTTCTTCGAAGATGTCCTCCTCTACCTcgtcgctgccgctgccgatCTTGTTGGTTCCGCGCAGagtggcggtggtggtggtcaCAGCGTCGGCAGTAGCGTGACCCGAAGCGTCCATGCCAAACTTGGTGCTAGCGGTGGTTTTGACTTCCACTTCAGCATCGTTCAGATCGTTCGTGGAGCTGTGTCGCTCGAGAAGAGTCGATTCCGAATCCATGAGGCCCGTACTTTCTTTTAGCCTTCAAACAAGAAAGTTCTGAAATATAAATGAGAACTAATCAGTTGGAAACGCTTGAATTTGGTTGCTCGGAAAAGGGGGAAACGTTGTTTGTGGCGTCGCCAGCTTGCCACAATCGAGAAATTTGATATTTATACTTGTTTATTGGTGTCCGCCTGGAACCAATCCAATCGCCGTCGTGCCAAGTAACCTTTGTATCCCAGTGAATCGGTCGGTTACAGTTTTGTGCTTGTGTGTACCAGTGCGATTCATTAGTATtgctttgtttgtttaatCATTTGGCGAGTCAGAtgccaattaaatttttatataagaTCACTCAGATGAGTGGGCGGGGAGGGGTGATGGCGGAGTGCAATGATGGTGACTCCGCAGTCCATCAAAAAAACTTTGGAACTTTGATTGATAACTTGAACTCTTCAGAGCTCGACCTGAAGGCCACGTGTAAAAGGTTGAGAAACTGGTGTACAACCCACTCCAAGTTTTCACTTGCGAGTTTTTCCAAACTATTGAGGCCACCAATGTCGTCACAACCAAGGGCCTAATCAGCTGCATCCAATGGGATCACTTACATTGCTTAAATCGCGCAATTGGGGTAACTTCAATTGAAGGCGCTTGAAGTTAACACTGGCGCTGAGAACTAGTGGCTAAGCTtggtttaattaaaacaagaagCCTATTTTCTTCGTGTGTTTTTCTCTAATTTTCTGGTAAGTATGGCTGCCtatgaaaaaaggaaaatgtgTACTTGATTTTTAGGTGGGTACACACTATCATATGGTTTTAGAATTCACTATGTGGTCACACTGCTAGTAACAGCTGTTAACACTGCTCAAATTTAACACAACAGCTGTTGGGCTCAAAAACTTTCTCTGTTAAAGTTAACAGATTGTCAGACTGTAAATGTAGCgccaatatttaaattattttatttttaataaaatgtaagcattattgtttatatatgtaGGCATTTTACAAATGCATTttgtatacaattttttttatttatttaacaaggTTCTCAAGGTTCATTTTGCTGCATACTATGTCGAtttctataataaaaaatataaaattaacaaaagaAATATAAGCATTATTTTTAAGCATTATATATAAGCATTATATCTTGttatatttccttttttttataactaattgataaaaaaaacttcttactccgaaaatattttttaatgagttTATAATGCTACAAAGAAACTGCCGGCATAAATAATGAATGAAACTTCATTCAAGCATTGTATTTGTGTTACTTTGTCATTTTATGCTAAATGATCTGCTGTTTTAGTTAAATAGCCCTAAAAGATGTCAATAATGGTCAATGAATGGAGCTTCATTTTGAGTCGTAAAGCTATTTGTGTTACCAATTTACGCATCTTGTCTCTTTTATGAGAAATTTTCGACCATGTGTAAGACCTCATCCCAAGATGCCGATAATTTGTAACTCGAAGATCTGCTGCACTTATAACTCACTTTCTAAACAGTAAAGCTCATTGAGTTATTATTAGACATTGTTGAAACTTTCCTACCTCAACCACTCAATATTCCTAGCTACCTgacaattattataattgtagTTTCTGAATATGTCCGTTAAGCCTAATATTGTAGTTATTTTCCAagcttatttattaaactgaTATTATGTTACAATTATCTtattacaattacaattacaatgTAAAGTATCTTGTCGTTGTTTGTTATCTAACACCAACTTTATAGCCATTAACTTTATACCCTTTATAATCAATgtgatcttttttttttttgcgttctATCCCATTTAACATGTTTATCAAACTTATAGTTTCTTTGCTAAATGAATTTATGggctataaaaaaattttcgaaagatgttttaaaaattgccCCTCTATGAATACATTCTGACACAAATTGTAATAAACCCTACAATGTACtttctttgaataaattaTTCAACAATTAACGAGGGGtactttttatattaataaatcGAAACTTTTCCGCAGCTTCTTAAAGGTTTCCATGCAAACTTGAATCaatatctataaatatttactaggACTGGAACTA is part of the Drosophila bipectinata strain 14024-0381.07 chromosome XL, DbipHiC1v2, whole genome shotgun sequence genome and encodes:
- the LOC108119695 gene encoding alpha-tocopherol transfer protein: MVHKNEDQLLADRMLELREWIKSHPQLPQNISSLLLRRFLHSTRGDVSHAQRLLELNYGLRNKHSNIFIDRDPLDASSQQLLKVADLVPLPGLTPENNKLLFYRLIDFDADKFNFTAGIKVFFMVADCRFATEDEEKLSDGEIPIFDMAGYTLRHLTKTALGALRVYMKFVQEAHPVRLKEIHVLNCPSFLDKVLTVVKPFIKGEVFKLIHFHLPNAETPFQHFPRSMLPEEYGGEAGKMSDLKQEWMQLLKEQRDYLMDAKNWQLNKAKKGGNRHKVDTDVAQSLRTLEID
- the LOC122321029 gene encoding uncharacterized protein, with product MDSESTLLERHSSTNDLNDAEVEVKTTASTKFGMDASGHATADAVTTTTATLRGTNKIGSGSDEVEEDIFEEVKMILRKRRGWGPEDSLSANDLGLLEYDDELGEEDDAGCPLPSTPEDTQLIEAEISDDNAEEQCVDFMEAHNRSILKGLSLQNSDHSELKLYLSLPQTSWESNPLTFWNAHKVAMPGLYQLARKYLITPGSSVPSERLASAIKCVVCDSRSRMTDNHITQRVFLKSINAKYWH